The proteins below come from a single Streptomyces sp. MRC013 genomic window:
- a CDS encoding Lrp/AsnC family transcriptional regulator — MDAIDRAILRELQKDGRLSNQELAARVGLTPSPCMRRVRQLEQEGVIRGYRAVIAPEAVNRGFEVLVSIEVERDREAVEAFEAALQDIPDVIEAYRLFGSPGCLLRIAVADLRAYERLWIEKLTALSGVTEVNSQIIMKRVKGPTGLPVDP, encoded by the coding sequence GTGGACGCGATCGACCGCGCTATCTTGCGCGAGCTTCAGAAGGACGGCCGGCTGAGCAACCAGGAACTGGCCGCACGGGTCGGCCTGACTCCGTCCCCCTGCATGCGCCGGGTGCGGCAACTGGAGCAGGAGGGCGTGATCCGGGGGTATCGGGCGGTGATCGCCCCGGAGGCGGTGAACCGGGGCTTCGAGGTGCTGGTCTCCATCGAGGTGGAGCGGGACCGCGAGGCGGTGGAGGCGTTCGAGGCGGCCCTCCAGGACATCCCGGACGTCATCGAGGCGTACCGGCTGTTCGGCAGCCCGGGCTGCCTGCTGCGGATCGCGGTGGCGGACCTGCGCGCGTACGAGCGGCTGTGGATCGAGAAGCTGACCGCCCTGTCGGGGGTCACGGAGGTCAACTCCCAGATCATCATGAAGCGCGTCAAGGGCCCGACGGGCCTGCCGGTCGACCCGTAG
- a CDS encoding GNAT family protein, with the protein MNPAWPATLTDGDVVLRPIRARDHREWREVNARNRDWLRPWEATVPPPVPGTPPFQRPTYRQMVRHLRGEANAGRMLPFVIEYRGRLVGQITVAGITWGSMCSGHVGYWVDQDVAGRGVMPTAVALAVDHCFGAVGLHRIEVCIRPENGPSRRVVEKLGFREEGLRPRYLHIDGAWRDHLVFALTAEEVPEGLLRRWHRSRREHRMK; encoded by the coding sequence GTGAACCCCGCCTGGCCCGCGACGCTGACCGACGGCGACGTGGTGCTGCGCCCGATCAGGGCCCGCGACCACAGGGAGTGGCGCGAGGTCAACGCGCGCAACCGCGACTGGCTGCGCCCCTGGGAGGCCACCGTCCCGCCACCCGTGCCGGGGACGCCCCCCTTCCAGCGCCCCACCTACCGGCAGATGGTCCGCCACCTGCGCGGAGAGGCCAACGCCGGCCGGATGCTGCCGTTCGTGATCGAGTACCGGGGCCGGCTCGTCGGGCAGATCACCGTCGCCGGGATCACCTGGGGCTCGATGTGCTCCGGGCACGTCGGCTACTGGGTCGACCAGGACGTCGCGGGCCGCGGCGTCATGCCCACGGCGGTCGCGCTCGCCGTCGACCACTGCTTCGGGGCGGTCGGGCTGCACCGGATCGAGGTGTGCATTCGCCCCGAGAACGGGCCGAGCCGCCGCGTCGTGGAGAAATTGGGATTCCGCGAGGAGGGCCTGCGCCCGCGGTACCTCCACATCGACGGCGCCTGGCGCGACCACCTCGTCTTCGCGCTGACCGCGGAGGAGGTCCCCGAAGGGCTGCTGCGGCGCTGGCACAGGTCGCGGCGGGAACACCGCATGAAATAA
- the moaC gene encoding cyclic pyranopterin monophosphate synthase MoaC, whose protein sequence is MSTQGRLTHIDEAGAARMVDVSEKDVTVRTARAGGRVLVSPRVVELLRGEGLPKGDALATARIAGIMGAKRTPDLVPLCHPLAVSGVEVGLEVADDAVEITATVRTTDRTGVEMEALTAVTVAALTVVDMVKAVDKTAVITDVRVEEKTGGRSGDWSRP, encoded by the coding sequence TTGAGTACGCAAGGCAGGCTGACCCACATCGACGAGGCGGGGGCGGCCCGCATGGTGGACGTCTCGGAGAAGGACGTCACCGTCCGCACCGCGCGCGCCGGCGGCCGGGTCCTGGTGTCGCCGCGGGTGGTGGAGCTGCTGCGCGGCGAGGGCCTCCCCAAGGGGGACGCCCTCGCCACGGCCCGGATCGCCGGGATCATGGGCGCCAAGCGCACGCCCGACCTCGTCCCGCTCTGCCACCCACTCGCCGTCTCGGGTGTGGAGGTCGGCCTGGAGGTCGCCGACGACGCGGTCGAGATCACCGCGACCGTGCGGACCACGGACCGCACGGGCGTCGAGATGGAGGCCCTCACGGCCGTGACCGTGGCCGCCCTCACCGTCGTCGACATGGTCAAGGCGGTCGACAAGACCGCCGTCATCACCGACGTGCGGGTGGAGGAGAAGACGGGCGGCAGGTCCGGGGACTGGAGCCGGCCGTGA
- a CDS encoding TetR/AcrR family transcriptional regulator gives MDHRILQTTRELIDEVGYPALTVDRVAARAGVGKAAIYRRYASKAEMAFVATVHEQRLPLPAGTGSLHGDLLALIRAFHVRMATPAARQLAPALIGELAGNPELGTRFQDTFLAAERAAFAEIIEQAVARGELAGAVDPATAHLLLLGSLASALYILNLPVDDAMVADLATAAAAGVTALADRHRGVPGGAAEPR, from the coding sequence GTGGACCACAGGATCCTGCAGACCACCCGTGAGCTGATCGACGAAGTCGGCTACCCGGCCCTGACCGTCGACCGGGTCGCGGCGCGCGCCGGGGTGGGCAAGGCGGCGATCTACCGCCGCTACGCCTCCAAGGCCGAGATGGCGTTCGTCGCCACCGTGCACGAGCAGCGGCTGCCCCTGCCGGCAGGCACCGGCTCCCTGCACGGGGACCTGCTGGCGCTGATCCGCGCGTTTCACGTCCGCATGGCCACCCCGGCGGCCCGGCAGCTGGCACCTGCCCTGATCGGCGAACTCGCCGGCAATCCCGAGCTGGGCACCCGGTTCCAGGACACCTTCCTCGCCGCCGAACGGGCCGCCTTCGCCGAAATCATCGAACAGGCCGTGGCCCGCGGCGAGCTGGCCGGGGCCGTCGACCCCGCGACGGCCCACCTGCTGCTGCTCGGCTCCCTGGCGTCCGCCCTGTACATCCTCAACCTGCCCGTCGACGACGCGATGGTCGCCGACCTCGCCACCGCCGCCGCGGCGGGAGTCACCGCCCTGGCCGACCGGCACCGGGGTGTTCCCGGCGGGGCCGCCGAACCGCGCTGA
- a CDS encoding FG-GAP-like repeat-containing protein translates to MAFHRTGRAHARTRRLASCTALVLASGLLLSGTAVADDGGAPAHRAPVERVTPDFEAPRGQLPKKRARMSSETAEGAAAAPTRHDFTGDGVSDLLYRGLNDVYYLKRSETGTDTEYGLYGDPGEKFKDVVPVGDVTGDGTADVLTLSPYGTLAFRETYSGGTGTSSPYWTGNGWNTYNKVLSTGDVSGDGTVDVLARAPGGELYLYRGNRSGSAPLQARTRVGAGWHVYDQLVGVSDADGDGLGDLYARTPNGDLFFYPGSGNAAAPFKARVKVGTGWHIYNQLTSFDDITGDGRSELFARTTAGAMYVYGTDATGRPTARSQWADSSWNNAELIVGTGGNPQTGKAEILGLDREGTLFTYHSRNNGTFTSRVRISELGGWTGARVYFPSSLNADGRADLLEVYEGTLYNYQDAGVISLGRGWGAFNVLTGPGDLSGDGKGDLLARTPGGTLYLYRGDGRGQGFAGRTGVGSGWGVYNALVGAGDITGDGRADLLARTPGGTLYLYAGTGDASAPFKARVKVGTGWQAYTKLVAPGDVTGDGRADLLAVTPGGTLYRYVATHTGTANPFTTRTSLGTGWNTYTQLH, encoded by the coding sequence ATGGCGTTCCACCGCACGGGCCGCGCACACGCGCGTACCCGCAGACTCGCTTCGTGCACCGCTCTCGTCCTCGCCTCCGGGCTGCTGCTCTCGGGCACGGCCGTCGCCGACGACGGCGGCGCCCCGGCGCACCGCGCGCCGGTCGAGCGGGTCACGCCCGACTTCGAGGCGCCCCGGGGCCAGTTGCCGAAGAAGCGCGCCCGCATGTCGTCGGAGACGGCCGAGGGCGCCGCGGCGGCGCCGACCCGCCACGACTTCACCGGCGACGGCGTCAGCGACCTGCTGTACCGCGGGCTCAACGACGTCTACTACCTGAAGCGTTCCGAGACGGGCACCGACACCGAGTACGGCCTGTACGGGGATCCGGGGGAGAAGTTCAAGGACGTCGTCCCGGTCGGCGACGTCACCGGCGACGGCACGGCCGACGTGCTGACGCTCTCCCCGTACGGCACCCTCGCGTTCCGCGAGACGTACAGCGGCGGCACGGGCACGTCCAGCCCCTACTGGACCGGCAACGGCTGGAACACCTACAACAAGGTCCTGTCGACCGGCGACGTCAGCGGTGACGGCACCGTCGACGTACTGGCCCGCGCGCCCGGCGGCGAGCTGTACCTGTACCGCGGCAACCGCAGCGGCAGCGCCCCGCTCCAGGCGCGCACGAGGGTCGGCGCCGGCTGGCACGTCTACGACCAGCTGGTCGGCGTGAGCGACGCGGACGGGGACGGCCTGGGCGACCTGTACGCCCGCACCCCGAACGGCGACCTGTTCTTCTACCCGGGCTCCGGCAACGCCGCCGCCCCGTTCAAGGCACGCGTGAAGGTCGGCACCGGCTGGCACATCTACAACCAGCTGACCAGCTTCGACGACATCACCGGCGACGGCCGCTCGGAGCTGTTCGCCCGCACCACGGCCGGCGCGATGTACGTCTACGGCACGGACGCCACGGGCCGTCCCACCGCGCGCAGCCAGTGGGCCGACTCCAGCTGGAACAACGCGGAGCTGATCGTCGGCACCGGCGGCAACCCCCAGACCGGCAAGGCCGAGATCCTCGGCCTCGACCGGGAGGGCACCCTGTTCACATACCACTCGCGCAACAACGGCACGTTCACCTCGCGCGTCCGGATCAGCGAACTGGGCGGCTGGACCGGCGCCCGCGTGTACTTCCCCAGCTCCCTGAACGCCGACGGGAGAGCCGACCTGCTGGAGGTCTACGAGGGCACCCTGTACAACTACCAGGACGCCGGTGTGATCTCGCTGGGCCGCGGCTGGGGGGCGTTCAACGTCCTGACCGGTCCGGGCGACCTGAGCGGCGACGGCAAGGGCGACCTGCTGGCCCGCACCCCGGGCGGCACGCTGTACCTGTACCGCGGTGACGGCCGTGGCCAGGGCTTCGCGGGCCGCACCGGCGTCGGCTCCGGCTGGGGCGTCTACAACGCCCTGGTCGGTGCGGGCGACATCACCGGCGACGGCCGCGCCGACCTGCTGGCCCGCACCCCGGGCGGCACGCTGTACCTGTACGCCGGCACGGGCGACGCGAGCGCCCCGTTCAAGGCGCGTGTGAAGGTCGGCACCGGCTGGCAGGCGTACACCAAGCTGGTCGCCCCCGGCGACGTCACCGGCGACGGCCGCGCCGACCTGCTGGCCGTCACGCCGGGCGGCACGCTCTACCGCTACGTCGCCACCCACACGGGCACGGCCAACCCCTTCACCACCCGCACGAGCCTCGGCACGGGCTGGAACACCTACACCCAGCTCCACTGA
- the glp gene encoding gephyrin-like molybdotransferase Glp produces the protein MSPASAERTLWTVDEHLEDVLAALRPLDPIELRLPDAQGCVLVEDVTVPVALPPFDNSSMDGYAVRVADVAGASEEFPAVLTVVGDVAAGGEGLPGVGPGQAARIMTGAPLPPGAEAVVPVEWTDGGTGGGAATGMRPAGADPEGASGEVRVHRPVGPRAHVRARGSDVAAGDLALAAGTVLGPPQIGLLAAIGRGTVRVRPRPRVVVLSTGSELVQPGRELGPGQIYDSNGFALAAAARDAGAIAYRVGAVTDDADALRATIEDQLVRADLLVTTGGVSVGAYDVVKEALSAVSDADEPGVGVEFRTLAMQPGKPQGFGSVGPEHTPLLALPGNPVSSYVSFELFARPAIRALMGLRDLHRPRARAVLCAAGPLPSPAGKRQFLRGTYDARTGTVAPVGGAGSHLVAALAQADALIVVPEGATLVEPGAEVEVVLVG, from the coding sequence GTGAGCCCGGCAAGCGCGGAGAGAACCCTCTGGACGGTGGACGAGCACCTCGAGGACGTCCTCGCGGCCCTCCGTCCGCTGGACCCCATCGAGCTGCGGCTGCCCGACGCCCAGGGCTGCGTGCTGGTCGAGGACGTCACGGTGCCCGTCGCCCTGCCGCCCTTCGACAACAGCTCCATGGACGGCTACGCGGTGCGCGTCGCCGACGTCGCCGGGGCGAGCGAGGAGTTCCCCGCCGTGCTCACCGTCGTCGGGGACGTGGCGGCCGGCGGCGAGGGCCTGCCCGGGGTCGGCCCCGGCCAGGCCGCGCGGATCATGACCGGCGCGCCCCTCCCGCCCGGCGCCGAGGCGGTCGTCCCCGTCGAGTGGACCGACGGCGGCACGGGCGGCGGCGCCGCCACGGGCATGCGCCCGGCCGGCGCCGACCCGGAGGGCGCGAGCGGCGAGGTCCGCGTCCACCGCCCCGTCGGGCCCCGCGCCCACGTCCGCGCCCGCGGCAGCGACGTGGCCGCCGGCGATCTCGCCCTGGCGGCGGGCACGGTCCTCGGGCCGCCCCAGATCGGCCTCCTCGCCGCCATCGGCCGCGGCACGGTCCGTGTCCGCCCCCGCCCCCGCGTGGTCGTCCTCTCCACGGGCAGCGAACTCGTCCAGCCGGGCCGCGAGCTGGGCCCCGGCCAGATCTACGACTCCAACGGCTTCGCCCTGGCCGCCGCCGCCCGCGACGCCGGCGCCATCGCCTACCGGGTCGGCGCCGTCACGGACGACGCGGACGCGCTCCGCGCCACCATCGAGGACCAACTGGTCCGCGCGGACCTCCTGGTGACCACCGGCGGCGTCAGCGTCGGCGCGTATGACGTGGTCAAGGAGGCCCTGTCCGCGGTGTCCGACGCCGACGAGCCGGGCGTCGGCGTCGAGTTCCGCACGCTCGCCATGCAGCCCGGCAAGCCCCAGGGCTTCGGCTCCGTCGGCCCCGAGCACACGCCGCTGCTCGCCCTGCCGGGCAACCCGGTCTCCTCGTACGTCTCCTTCGAGCTGTTCGCGCGGCCCGCGATCCGCGCCCTCATGGGGCTGCGGGACCTCCACCGCCCGCGGGCGCGCGCCGTGCTGTGCGCCGCCGGGCCGCTCCCGTCACCCGCGGGGAAGCGCCAGTTCCTCCGCGGGACGTACGACGCCCGGACGGGTACCGTCGCTCCTGTGGGCGGTGCCGGATCGCACCTGGTCGCCGCGCTCGCCCAGGCCGACGCGCTCATCGTCGTGCCGGAGGGCGCCACGCTCGTGGAGCCCGGGGCCGAGGTGGAGGTCGTCCTCGTCGGCTGA
- the glpR gene encoding gephyrin-like molybdotransferase receptor GlpR, which translates to MSSSGLIYAVIVGAWAAYLVPMWLRRQDELNEARPTERFSTAIRLLSGRAGMERRYARELRARGADEEGRAPDVDPDAETEQIDSADVRAFAAPPCHTEARLELPGAPATRGAAAAPEAPPRPAPSRVAAERARRSRVLARRRRTTVLLFLAFTVGAIVAAVGGLAFLWAPGAPAVLLSAYIVYLRRQERRRFVYVMDRRRAEAAAQRLRENRPRRGRPAAPALPDGDPPAHQEPAVPPVSPAEADRRALVEQTDHAEWVDQQRDRGPARGDSWDPVPVPLPTYVTAPVAPRATGGVDVTDPETWSAARSSPAEPTPPPPTRRNPNPSATAPRHPRDHGRTPLFDQYADDDRPRAANE; encoded by the coding sequence GTGAGCAGCAGCGGCCTCATCTACGCAGTCATCGTCGGAGCCTGGGCCGCCTATCTGGTGCCGATGTGGCTCCGCAGGCAGGACGAGCTGAACGAAGCGCGCCCCACCGAACGCTTCAGCACCGCCATCCGGCTCCTGTCCGGAAGAGCGGGGATGGAGCGCCGGTACGCCAGGGAACTGCGCGCCCGCGGCGCCGACGAGGAGGGGCGGGCACCCGACGTGGACCCGGACGCCGAGACCGAGCAGATCGACTCGGCCGACGTCCGGGCCTTCGCCGCGCCCCCGTGCCACACGGAGGCGCGCCTGGAACTCCCCGGGGCCCCCGCGACGCGCGGGGCGGCCGCGGCCCCCGAGGCCCCGCCCCGCCCCGCCCCGTCGCGGGTGGCCGCCGAGCGGGCCCGCCGCTCCCGCGTGCTGGCCCGCCGCCGCCGCACGACGGTGCTCCTCTTCCTCGCCTTCACCGTGGGCGCGATCGTCGCGGCCGTGGGCGGTCTCGCGTTCCTGTGGGCGCCGGGTGCCCCGGCCGTCCTGCTCAGCGCGTACATCGTGTACCTGCGCCGCCAGGAGCGCCGCCGCTTCGTGTACGTGATGGACCGGCGCCGTGCCGAGGCCGCGGCCCAGCGCCTCCGTGAGAACCGCCCCCGCCGCGGCCGCCCGGCGGCGCCCGCCCTCCCGGACGGGGACCCCCCGGCACACCAGGAGCCGGCCGTGCCGCCGGTGTCCCCGGCTGAGGCGGACCGCCGTGCCCTCGTCGAGCAGACCGACCACGCCGAATGGGTCGACCAGCAGCGCGACCGAGGCCCGGCGCGGGGCGACAGCTGGGACCCCGTACCGGTCCCGCTCCCCACCTACGTCACCGCCCCGGTGGCCCCGCGCGCCACGGGCGGCGTGGACGTCACCGACCCGGAGACGTGGAGCGCCGCCCGCTCCTCCCCGGCGGAGCCCACTCCGCCCCCGCCCACCCGCAGAAACCCGAACCCCTCGGCCACGGCCCCGCGCCACCCCCGCGACCACGGCCGCACCCCGCTGTTCGACCAGTACGCCGACGACGACCGGCCCCGAGCGGCCAACGAGTGA
- a CDS encoding DUF6463 family protein: MIRWAGWIVTFCGIAHTIGALTVEGAARHAGTWFSGGLWGEDFAAMSPAGSAYWLSLASFGVPLVLVGSTVLWLDRRGVVPPAFIAWTLGGWTVVDAVVLPFTPWPLFMLACVLLLTGARRARRGDPAPGAGLPRA; the protein is encoded by the coding sequence GTGATCAGGTGGGCCGGCTGGATCGTCACGTTCTGCGGGATCGCGCACACGATCGGCGCGCTGACGGTGGAGGGAGCCGCGCGCCACGCCGGGACATGGTTCAGCGGCGGGTTGTGGGGCGAGGACTTCGCCGCCATGAGCCCGGCGGGCAGCGCGTACTGGCTGAGCCTGGCGAGCTTCGGCGTGCCGCTCGTCCTGGTCGGCTCGACGGTGCTGTGGCTGGACCGCCGCGGCGTCGTCCCGCCGGCCTTCATCGCCTGGACCCTGGGAGGATGGACCGTCGTCGACGCCGTGGTCCTCCCGTTCACGCCCTGGCCGCTCTTCATGCTCGCGTGCGTCCTGCTGCTGACCGGAGCCCGTCGCGCCCGCCGCGGCGACCCCGCACCCGGGGCGGGGCTCCCGCGAGCGTGA
- a CDS encoding MogA/MoaB family molybdenum cofactor biosynthesis protein, translating into MTYRALVVTASNRAAAGVYEDRGGPLLAEGLATLGFAVDGPRVVPDGDPVEAALRAGVDAGYDVILTTGGTGVSPTDATPEATRRVIDREVPGIPEAIRAHGRGKVPTAALSRGLAGVAGRTLIVNLPGSTGGVRDGLAVLGPLLAHAVDQLRGGDHPGPAS; encoded by the coding sequence GTGACGTACCGCGCGCTGGTGGTCACCGCCTCGAACCGGGCCGCGGCCGGCGTGTACGAGGACCGCGGCGGCCCCCTCCTCGCCGAGGGGCTGGCGACGCTCGGCTTCGCCGTCGACGGCCCGCGGGTCGTCCCGGACGGCGACCCCGTCGAGGCCGCCCTGCGCGCGGGGGTGGACGCCGGGTACGACGTGATCCTCACCACCGGCGGCACCGGCGTCTCGCCCACCGACGCCACCCCCGAGGCCACCCGCCGCGTCATCGACCGCGAGGTGCCCGGCATCCCGGAGGCCATCCGCGCGCACGGCCGCGGGAAGGTGCCCACGGCGGCCCTCTCCCGGGGCCTCGCCGGCGTCGCGGGCCGCACCCTGATCGTCAACCTGCCCGGCTCCACCGGCGGCGTACGCGACGGCCTCGCCGTCCTGGGGCCGCTCCTGGCCCACGCGGTGGACCAGCTGCGCGGCGGCGACCATCCGGGTCCGGCCTCGTGA
- a CDS encoding 5-formyltetrahydrofolate cyclo-ligase, translated as MPDKAGLRSRLLAARALLTTEDVRRAGGALAASALELPELAGAGTVAAYVSVGREPGTRTLIDALRARGVRVLLPVLMADNDLDWAVYEGAGGLAGARLGLLEPSGPRLGPDAVAEADAVLLPGLAVDARGMRLGRGGGSYDRVLARLARAGADPALVVLLYAHEVVARVPEEPHDHPVHAVVTPGGVRRFSAPRTG; from the coding sequence GTGCCGGACAAGGCGGGGTTGCGGAGCCGGCTGCTCGCCGCCCGCGCCCTGCTGACCACCGAGGACGTCCGGCGGGCCGGCGGGGCCCTCGCCGCCTCGGCGCTGGAGCTGCCCGAGCTGGCGGGGGCCGGCACGGTCGCCGCGTACGTCTCCGTGGGACGGGAGCCCGGCACGCGGACGCTGATCGACGCGCTGCGCGCGCGGGGCGTGCGGGTGCTGCTGCCGGTCCTGATGGCCGACAACGACCTGGACTGGGCGGTCTACGAGGGCGCCGGGGGCCTCGCCGGGGCGCGGCTGGGCCTGCTGGAACCGTCGGGGCCCCGGCTCGGGCCGGACGCGGTCGCGGAGGCGGACGCGGTGCTGCTGCCGGGGCTGGCGGTGGACGCGCGGGGCATGCGGCTGGGCCGGGGCGGCGGTTCGTACGACCGGGTGCTGGCCCGCCTCGCGCGCGCGGGGGCCGATCCGGCGCTCGTGGTGCTCCTCTACGCGCACGAGGTGGTCGCCCGGGTCCCGGAGGAGCCGCACGACCACCCCGTGCACGCGGTGGTGACCCCCGGCGGGGTGCGGCGCTTCTCCGCACCCCGCACGGGCTGA
- a CDS encoding penicillin acylase family protein — translation MPANTTVSSPKKKGRRARLLVIALVLALVAGVGYGAYWSVSTVRAPFPQTTGTLRLDGLSGPVDVKRDGHGVPQVYASTDEDLFRAQGYVQAQDRFWEMDVRRHTTAGRLSEMLGKDMVDTDAFLRTLGWHRVAQEEYDKVLSEETKRNLRAYAEGVNAYLKGRAPRDVSVEYSALAFSHGYEIEPWTPVDSIAWLKAMAWDLRGNMQDEIDRSLMTSRLTPRQIRDLYPDYPYETHRPIVEGFKAPGAGEDGEDGEDAAGGGEGGGLRNGAGDPGTGRGGRESGTGRNPGTAGDPGTGLQSQLAALSEALDSVPALLGPNGDGIGSNSWVVSGRHTTTGKPLLANDPHLAPQLPSVWYQMGLHCRAVSDKCRYDVAGYTFAGMPGVVIGHNQDIAWGFTNLGADVTDLYLQKVTDRGYLRGTKEVPFETREEVIRVAGGSSRTITVRTTNNGPLISDRSGELEKVGQKAPVTNSAPDRADGYAVSLRWTALDPGKSMDAVFKLNRARDFKEFRAAARDFEVPSQNLVYADAKGAEGNIGYQAPGKIPVRAEGHDGTLPAPGWDPAYDWEKTYVPFDELPYEENPERGYIVTANQAVVGEDYPHHLTADWGYGSRSQRINDLIEAKTKDGGKISTDDMRTMQTDNGSEIAKLLTPLLLKVDVSDPHVREAQRLLEGWDYTQEADSPAAAYFNAVWRNVLKLAFGDKLPKELRVEGECLNVPSVDPTVPDDQRGRLVRECGRRAADKAQPDGGDRWYEVVRPLLEDEDNAWWHTSGNRLDAPTKTRDQLLARAMEGARWELTAQLGKDVSTWSWGRLHQLNLRNQTLGTGGPGIVRYLLNRGPWNLSGGEAAVNATGWNAAGGYGVVWVPSMRMVVTVGDWDRSRWINLTGASGHAYHPHYTDQTDKWARGELLDWPFSDGAVDAAKVDHLVLKP, via the coding sequence ATGCCCGCCAACACCACCGTCTCTTCGCCCAAGAAGAAGGGGCGACGTGCCCGCCTGCTCGTGATCGCCCTGGTGCTGGCGCTCGTCGCGGGCGTCGGCTACGGCGCCTACTGGAGCGTCAGCACCGTGCGCGCTCCCTTCCCGCAGACCACCGGCACGCTCCGGCTCGACGGCCTCTCCGGGCCGGTCGACGTCAAGCGCGACGGCCACGGCGTCCCGCAGGTCTACGCCTCCACGGACGAGGACCTGTTCCGCGCCCAGGGGTACGTCCAGGCGCAGGACCGCTTCTGGGAGATGGATGTCCGCCGCCACACGACCGCCGGCCGCCTCTCCGAGATGCTCGGCAAGGACATGGTCGACACGGACGCGTTCCTCCGCACGCTCGGCTGGCACCGGGTGGCGCAGGAGGAGTACGACAAGGTCCTCTCCGAGGAGACGAAGCGGAACCTCCGGGCCTACGCGGAGGGCGTCAACGCCTACCTGAAGGGCAGGGCGCCCCGCGACGTCTCCGTCGAGTACTCCGCGCTCGCCTTCTCGCACGGCTACGAGATCGAGCCCTGGACCCCGGTCGACTCCATCGCCTGGCTGAAGGCCATGGCCTGGGACCTGCGCGGCAACATGCAGGACGAGATCGACCGCTCGCTGATGACCAGCCGGCTCACCCCCCGGCAGATCAGGGACCTGTACCCGGACTACCCGTACGAGACGCACCGCCCGATCGTCGAGGGCTTCAAGGCGCCCGGCGCCGGCGAGGACGGCGAGGACGGCGAGGACGCGGCCGGCGGGGGCGAGGGCGGCGGCCTGCGGAACGGCGCCGGGGACCCCGGCACCGGCCGGGGCGGCCGGGAGAGCGGGACCGGCCGGAACCCCGGCACCGCCGGGGACCCCGGAACCGGCCTCCAGTCCCAGCTCGCGGCCCTCTCCGAGGCCCTCGACTCGGTGCCCGCCCTGCTCGGCCCGAACGGCGACGGCATCGGCTCCAACTCCTGGGTCGTCTCCGGCAGGCACACGACGACCGGCAAGCCGCTCCTCGCCAACGACCCGCACCTCGCCCCGCAGCTGCCCTCCGTCTGGTACCAGATGGGCCTGCACTGCCGCGCCGTCTCCGACAAGTGCCGCTACGACGTCGCCGGCTACACCTTCGCCGGGATGCCGGGCGTCGTCATCGGCCACAACCAGGACATCGCCTGGGGCTTCACCAACCTCGGCGCCGACGTCACCGACCTGTACCTGCAGAAGGTCACCGACCGCGGCTACCTGCGCGGCACCAAGGAGGTCCCGTTCGAGACCCGCGAGGAGGTCATCAGGGTCGCCGGCGGGAGCAGCCGGACCATCACCGTCCGCACCACCAACAACGGCCCGCTGATCTCCGACCGCAGCGGCGAGCTGGAGAAGGTCGGCCAGAAGGCCCCCGTCACCAACTCCGCGCCCGACCGCGCCGACGGCTACGCGGTCTCCCTGCGCTGGACCGCCCTCGACCCCGGCAAGTCCATGGACGCCGTGTTCAAGCTGAACCGCGCCCGCGACTTCAAGGAGTTCCGCGCCGCGGCCCGCGACTTCGAGGTCCCCTCGCAGAACCTGGTCTACGCCGACGCCAAGGGCGCCGAGGGCAACATCGGCTACCAGGCCCCCGGCAAGATCCCGGTCCGCGCCGAGGGCCACGACGGCACGCTCCCGGCGCCCGGCTGGGACCCCGCGTACGACTGGGAGAAGACGTACGTCCCGTTCGACGAGCTGCCCTACGAGGAGAACCCCGAGCGCGGCTACATCGTCACCGCCAACCAGGCCGTCGTGGGCGAGGACTACCCGCACCACCTCACCGCCGACTGGGGCTACGGCTCCCGCAGCCAGCGCATCAACGACCTCATCGAGGCGAAGACCAAGGACGGCGGCAAGATCTCGACCGACGACATGCGCACCATGCAGACGGACAACGGCAGCGAGATCGCCAAGCTGCTCACGCCGCTCCTGCTGAAGGTCGACGTCTCCGACCCGCACGTCCGGGAGGCGCAGCGGCTGCTGGAGGGCTGGGACTACACCCAGGAGGCCGACTCCCCGGCCGCCGCGTACTTCAACGCGGTCTGGCGCAACGTCCTGAAGCTGGCGTTCGGCGACAAGCTCCCCAAGGAGCTGCGCGTCGAGGGCGAGTGCCTCAACGTCCCGTCCGTCGACCCCACCGTCCCGGACGACCAGCGCGGCCGGCTCGTCCGCGAGTGCGGCCGGCGCGCCGCGGACAAGGCCCAGCCGGACGGCGGCGACCGCTGGTACGAGGTGGTCCGCCCGCTCCTGGAGGACGAGGACAACGCCTGGTGGCACACGTCCGGCAACCGCCTCGACGCCCCCACCAAGACCCGCGACCAGCTGCTCGCCCGCGCCATGGAGGGCGCCCGCTGGGAGCTGACCGCGCAGCTCGGCAAGGACGTCTCCACCTGGAGCTGGGGCCGTCTGCACCAGCTGAACCTGCGCAACCAGACGCTGGGCACGGGTGGCCCGGGCATCGTGCGGTACCTGCTCAACCGCGGCCCGTGGAACCTCTCCGGCGGCGAGGCGGCCGTCAACGCCACCGGCTGGAACGCGGCCGGCGGCTACGGCGTCGTCTGGGTGCCGTCCATGCGGATGGTCGTCACCGTCGGCGACTGGGACAGGTCCCGCTGGATCAACCTCACCGGCGCCTCCGGCCACGCCTACCACCCGCACTACACGGACCAGACCGACAAGTGGGCCAGGGGCGAGCTGCTGGACTGGCCGTTCAGCGACGGGGCGGTCGACGCGGCCAAGGTCGACCACCTCGTCCTGAAGCCCTGA